In Gossypium arboreum isolate Shixiya-1 chromosome 6, ASM2569848v2, whole genome shotgun sequence, the following are encoded in one genomic region:
- the LOC108485829 gene encoding uncharacterized protein LOC108485829 yields MPSSVTETHRENAEIYRGEDLCKQKFLELLEEISLPKGIVPVEIIEFCRNRSTGLVWMKLKNKKEHKFKRINKVVSYDREITFFIDSGGIKKLTGIKCKELFIWITISGMFIEDPSSGKISFTIPSGLKAHFPISAFELEEDDNRK; encoded by the coding sequence ATGCCATCATCAGTTACCGAGACTCACAGAGAAAATGCTGAGATTTACCGTGGAGAAGATCTTTGCAAGCAAAAATTTTTGGAGCTGCTTGAGGAAATATCTTTGCCCAAGGGCATCGTACCTGTTGAAATAATAGAGTTCTGTCGAAATCGATCAACTGGGCTTGTGTGGATGAAGCTGAAGAACAAGAAAGAGCACAAATTTAAGCGGATTAATAAGGTAGTATCGTACGATAGAGAGATCACCTTTTTTATAGACAGTGGCGGTATTAAGAAACTCACAGGAATCAAGTGCAAGGAGTTGTTTATTTGGATCACCATTTCCGGCATGTTTATCGAAGATCCTTCCTCTGGAAAGATTTCCTTTACTATTCCCAGTGGCTTGAAAGCCCATTTCCCTATTTCGGCCTTTGAGTTGGAAGAAGACGACAACAGAAAATAG